TCGTTTGCGAAGGTCCGACGTCGTGTGATACAGGCTGGCCCATTCATGCACGCGTTCATCGTCCGCGTTGTAATGCGGTTTGACTCGTTCCAGCGTCGCAGCCATATGACAACCGATGTCGTCCATCGTGCATCCGCCGCGTTGACCGATGATCAAGCGATCGGGTTCGTTGACCACCCCTTTGATCTCAAGCTCTGAGAGCACTTCGCCGGTTTCCACCAATTGCTTGAGCATTAGCAACCCACGTTCGTAGTCCATGCCGACGAACGTCTCCATCATCGATCGCATCCAGAACAAGAACCAAGGCAACTTACCTCGCATGTGCCAGGTGATTTTCGAACCCGGTCGACCATCCGTCGAGACCGGTTCAATTTCAAATTCGACCTTGGATTCCGACTTGAACGGTTTGACAAAAGCCAAATCGGCCAACATGGATGCGTTGGAGGACGAGTTCTTCGGAGGCTGGAGTTCACGATGTGTCATCGAGCCCTCGCCAACCAATTCACCTTTCCAGTGGTAGGTCGCACCGTTCGCGTTTGGTGGATCGCTGACGGTC
The nucleotide sequence above comes from Rhodopirellula bahusiensis. Encoded proteins:
- a CDS encoding SRPBCC family protein, coding for MPAFHIQRSQTIDADVSDVFNAVTDYSTWTRWSPWLQVDPEAEVTVSDPPNANGATYHWKGELVGEGSMTHRELQPPKNSSSNASMLADLAFVKPFKSESKVEFEIEPVSTDGRPGSKITWHMRGKLPWFLFWMRSMMETFVGMDYERGLLMLKQLVETGEVLSELEIKGVVNEPDRLIIGQRGGCTMDDIGCHMAATLERVKPHYNADDERVHEWASLYHTTSDLRKRWFDYTAGYLADKGTPVPPACVADTIPAGKFLLVRHVGDYAHLGNAWSGGIQFIRYKKMKMAKAVGCEIYRNDPETTDTKNLITDVYIALK